The following are encoded together in the Cicer arietinum cultivar CDC Frontier isolate Library 1 chromosome 2, Cicar.CDCFrontier_v2.0, whole genome shotgun sequence genome:
- the LOC101514856 gene encoding small ubiquitin-related modifier 1-like (The RefSeq protein has 1 substitution, 1 frameshift compared to this genomic sequence): MSGATPNPTPNPEEDKKPNDAAHINLKVKGQDGNEVFFRIKRNTQLKKLMNAYCDRQSVDLNSIAFLFDGRRLRAEQTPDELDMEDGDEIDAMLHQTAEPVKLGCCSGSCENFNT; encoded by the exons ATGTCTGGTGCTACTCCCAATCCCACTCCCAACGCTGAAGAAGACAAGAAACCCAACGACGCTGCGCACATCAATTTGAAAGTCAAAGGACAG GATGGAAATGAAGTATTCTTTAGGATAAAGAGAAACACTCAACTGAAGAAGCTGATGAATGCATATTGTGATCGACAATCTGTGGACTTGAATTCAATTGCCTTTTTATTTGATGGTCGCAGACTCCGTGCAGAACAGACACCTGATGAG CTAGACATGGAGGATGGAGATGAGATCGATGCAATGTTGCACCAAACTG CGGAGCCTGTTAAATTAGGCTGTTGTTCTGGTTCCTGTGAAAACTTCAACACATAA
- the LOC101514856 gene encoding small ubiquitin-related modifier 1-like isoform X1 has product MSGATPNPTPNAEEDKKPNDAAHINLKVKGQDGNEVFFRIKRNTQLKKLMNAYCDRQSVDLNSIAFLFDGRRLRAEQTPDELDMEDGDEIDAMLHQTGGAC; this is encoded by the exons ATGTCTGGTGCTACTCCCAATCCCACTCCCAACGCTGAAGAAGACAAGAAACCCAACGACGCTGCGCACATCAATTTGAAAGTCAAAGGACAG GATGGAAATGAAGTATTCTTTAGGATAAAGAGAAACACTCAACTGAAGAAGCTGATGAATGCATATTGTGATCGACAATCTGTGGACTTGAATTCAATTGCCTTTTTATTTGATGGTCGCAGACTCCGTGCAGAACAGACACCTGATGAG CTAGACATGGAGGATGGAGATGAGATCGATGCAATGTTGCACCAAACTGGCGGAGCCTGTTAA
- the LOC101515501 gene encoding phenylalanine--tRNA ligase, chloroplastic/mitochondrial codes for MMMISSMHTTLFVGTSLFRHTNSLRTLKFCLPFSSSAASSLSIDKKKWRQSVFSALEVGGVKITRQDVVRDDPTNNVPDNIFSKLGMQLHRRNQHPLGILKNAIYEYFDTNYSNKFNKLDDLCPIVSLKQNFDDVLVPEDHVSRSYNDTYYIDPQTVLRCHTSAHQAELLRSGYTHFLVTGDVYRRDSIDSTHYPVFHQMEGFRVFVPEEWEASGMDATSFSAADLKKCLEGLARHLFGDVEMRWVDTYFPFTNPSFELEIYFKEKWLEVLGCGVTEQEILNRNGQPNNVAWAFGLGLERLAMVLFDIPDIRLFWSNDERFTSQFSKGQLGVKFKPYSKYPPCYKDISFWINESFTENNLCEVVRGVAGDLVEEVQLIDNFTNKKGMTSHCYRIAYRSMERSLTDDEINDLQWKVRELVQNKLEVVIR; via the exons ATGATGATGATCTCTTCCATGCATACTACACTTTTTGTCGGGACCTCTCTCTTTCGTCATACTAATAGCCTCAGAaccttaaaattttgtttacctttctcatcttcCGCTGCTTCTTCTCTTTCTATTGACAAGAAGAAATGGAGGCAATCAGTTTTCTCAGCATTGGAAGTTGGTGGAGTCAAGATTACCAGACAAG ATGTAGTGAGGGACGATCCAACAAATAATGTTCCAGACAACATATTTTCCAAACTTGGAATGCAACTTCACAGGAGGAATCAACACCCTCTTGGGATACTGAAGAATGCAATATATGAGTATTTTGACACAAATTATTCAAACAAGTTCAATAAGTTGGACGACCTTTGTCCTATAGTTTCACTGAAGCAG AACTTTGATGATGTCTTGGTTCCTGAAGACCATGTCAGTAGGAGCTATAATGATACATATTACATAGACCCTCAAACTGTTTTAAGGTGCCACACAAGTGCTCATCAGGCAGAATTATTGAGAAGTGGATATACTCATTTCCTTGTAACAGGAGATGTTTATCGAAGGGATTCAATTGATTCTACTCATTATCCTGTCTTCCATCAA ATGGAAGGCTTTCGAGTTTTTGTTCCAGAAGAATGGGAAGCATCTGGGATGGATGCCACATCATTTTCAGCAGCAGACCTAAAGAAATGCCTTGAGGGTCTAGCACGCCATTTATTTG GTGATGTAGAAATGCGCTGGGTCGATACCTATTTCCCATTTACTAATCCATCATTTGAACTTGAAATATATTTCAAG GAAAAGTGGTTGGAGGTTTTGGGGTGTGGAGTGACGGAGCAAGAGATTCTGAATAGAAATGGGCAACCTAATAATGTTGCTTGGGCTTTTGGCCTAGGTTTGGAGAGGTTAGCTATGGTTCTATTTGACATACCGGATATTCGTCTCTTTTGGTCAAATGATGAGCGATTTACCTCTCAG TTCTCCAAGGGCCAGTTAGGGGTTAAATTTAAGCCGTATTCAAAG TACCCTCCATGTTACAAGGACATCAGTTTCTGGATCAATGAATCATTTACTGAAAACAATCTGTGTGAAGTTGTCAGAGGAGTAGCAGGGGATCTTGTAGAAGAG GTGCAACTAATAGACAATTTTACCAACAAGAAAGGAATGACCAGCCACTGCTATAGGATTGCATATAGGTCTATGGAACGTTCTCTCACTGATGATGAAATTAATGACCTTCAg TGGAAAGTAAGAGAACTGGTTCAGAACAAATTGGAAGTTGTCATAAGATGA